A window of Paenibacillus polygoni contains these coding sequences:
- a CDS encoding DUF350 domain-containing protein yields MEFMDIVRMLVWTGSGAVLLFILMYVDSLFTKYKDFTEVKAGNMAVTTRLIMKLFAQGYILSSSISVSYHLGDALIVSVVSFIILLVIEGVVHTMIRRFASFDIDGGMQKGKIGYGLFSGTLHLVGALIISASL; encoded by the coding sequence ATGGAATTTATGGATATCGTACGCATGCTGGTATGGACAGGTTCAGGAGCAGTACTGCTGTTTATTCTCATGTATGTTGATTCATTATTTACGAAGTACAAAGATTTTACAGAAGTAAAAGCAGGCAATATGGCAGTGACAACAAGGCTAATTATGAAGTTGTTTGCACAGGGCTATATTTTATCCTCGTCAATTTCGGTATCTTATCATCTGGGAGACGCACTGATTGTATCCGTTGTTTCATTTATTATCTTACTTGTAATCGAAGGTGTGGTGCACACCATGATTCGCCGTTTTGCTTCTTTTGACATAGACGGTGGAATGCAAAAAGGGAAGATTGGCTACGGACTGTTCTCCGGAACACTTCACTTAGTAGGGGCACTAATTATCTCAGCCTCTCTGTAA
- a CDS encoding PspA/IM30 family protein — MSLFKRFRDLTMSNINSLIDKAEDPIKMTDQYIRDMQKDLEDAEKAVAAQIAIEKKFKALYEEQEALVKKREEQAHTAAKAQNIDLARRALEEKKNAEAKLTEYKASFEQNKASADNLRSKLEQMRKQLTEMKNKRETLVARYNAAKAQTEINKAMSGFGSDTAASGMKRMEEKMLQAEAHAEASNEMNSKERSLDEEFENMGKDKEVEDELAALLKQYENK, encoded by the coding sequence ATGTCTCTATTTAAAAGATTTCGTGATTTGACCATGTCCAATATTAATTCTCTGATTGATAAAGCGGAAGATCCAATTAAAATGACCGATCAATATATTCGCGACATGCAGAAGGATTTGGAAGATGCGGAGAAGGCAGTAGCTGCACAAATCGCCATTGAGAAGAAATTCAAAGCTTTATATGAAGAGCAGGAAGCACTCGTGAAGAAAAGAGAAGAACAAGCGCATACGGCTGCTAAAGCACAAAATATCGATCTTGCTCGCCGTGCTCTTGAAGAAAAGAAAAACGCAGAAGCAAAACTTACGGAATACAAAGCAAGCTTTGAACAGAATAAAGCTTCTGCAGACAATCTCCGTTCCAAACTGGAGCAAATGCGTAAACAATTAACGGAAATGAAGAACAAGCGAGAAACACTCGTAGCGCGTTATAATGCAGCCAAAGCTCAGACGGAAATTAACAAAGCAATGAGTGGTTTTGGGTCTGATACAGCTGCATCTGGTATGAAGCGTATGGAAGAAAAAATGCTTCAAGCGGAAGCTCATGCAGAAGCAAGTAATGAAATGAACAGCAAAGAAAGATCACTGGATGAAGAATTTGAAAATATGGGGAAAGACAAGGAAGTAGAAGACGAACTGGCAGCTTTGCTGAAACAGTACGAGAATAAATAA
- a CDS encoding polysaccharide deacetylase family protein, whose protein sequence is MKRVVCSIVAFTLLTGILLLYFSQTAAADILGRTYINAPEDNKKTEDPFSELDSFTKELPTVKEPQKKADEKSKLTLGQLRKKYKSTFVTNGPNVKRIALTFDDVPDPRFTPQILDVLKEYGVKATFFVNGQRVLNHPKLAKRIHDEGHVIGNHSFTHPDFNKISMSAFKSEIKKTEQAILPITGYISKTIRPPYGEITEEQLIWAAEHKYRIVNWNVDSLDWKGLNKEQVVTNILSNTRPGAIVLQHGGGGHGSKLQGTIDALPEVIKALKNQGYELVTVPELLGIEKSK, encoded by the coding sequence ATGAAACGCGTCGTTTGTTCTATTGTTGCATTTACTTTATTAACTGGTATCCTTCTGCTCTATTTTTCGCAAACTGCTGCAGCAGACATACTGGGCCGTACATACATTAACGCTCCCGAAGATAATAAAAAGACAGAAGATCCATTCTCTGAACTGGATTCATTTACGAAAGAACTTCCTACTGTAAAAGAACCTCAGAAGAAAGCAGATGAGAAATCAAAACTTACACTTGGCCAGCTTCGAAAAAAATATAAAAGTACATTCGTTACGAATGGGCCTAATGTCAAAAGAATTGCTTTAACATTTGACGATGTACCTGATCCAAGATTCACTCCGCAAATATTAGATGTTTTAAAAGAGTACGGAGTAAAAGCCACTTTTTTTGTGAATGGTCAAAGAGTGCTGAATCATCCCAAACTTGCCAAACGAATTCATGATGAAGGACATGTCATAGGTAATCACAGCTTTACTCATCCGGACTTCAATAAAATTTCAATGTCTGCTTTTAAATCAGAAATTAAAAAAACGGAGCAAGCTATTCTCCCCATTACAGGCTATATTTCAAAAACAATTCGTCCGCCCTATGGTGAAATCACAGAAGAACAACTTATATGGGCGGCTGAACACAAATACCGAATTGTGAATTGGAATGTCGATTCTTTAGATTGGAAAGGACTAAACAAAGAACAAGTGGTAACGAACATCCTCTCTAATACCCGGCCTGGTGCAATTGTGCTTCAACATGGGGGCGGCGGACATGGTTCGAAACTTCAAGGGACAATTGATGCTTTACCTGAAGTCATTAAGGCTCTGAAGAACCAAGGATACGAACTAGTCACCGTGCCTGAACTGTTAGGAATTGAAAAATCAAAATAA